TACACCGTTTTCTCTGCTCTTTATCCTTCTCTAGCTATTTTGCTTTCTCTCTTGTTCTGATGCCACAGCCGTGCAGACACCTTTCCCTCCTGCTGACTCAGTAGCCAGCCTCAGGCGCTGTGGGCTCGGGGTGTTGGTggcggggaggaggaggagagggggaagtGCGAGGCTCCCACATCAGGCCCACCAACCTATCACATGCGAGGGAAAAGAGCTGGCTAATCGTTTCTACAATGGCACCCTGCACACTGTCAAACAGTACCACAAACCGCTCTTCTCGCCACCACTTCTACTGTATTATTCCACTGTTGCTTAGAAATCCACATGTGATGCATGCAAGTgcacaaacacatgacaaagaaacaaatacatGCTCTATTTGAAAAACCACACCTACTAAAATACATCAGTGTATCCAATGTCAAATACATGTATataaacatacacatgcatggatgtttttaattttctccAACACTGCATGCGCAAATATACACTTACAAATAAAGAAGTTCAATCTAAAACGCTGCATCATTTTGGAAATGTTCAGCTGATGTTAAGGATTAGTGTTTCACCAGATTATGTAATTTACAATAATTTTAATGACATAGGACTGTGTTTACAGGCACAGTTGAATTTATTAAATGAgctttcttctcttttaaaagcgtacttttaaatgtatttattaacagATGACTGCTGTGCAGAAAATCATCAATTTTTATTGAAGAATTTTGCTGTTAAATTAATTATGTCATATTTTTTTCCTCcgaaaaatataattttatatgtCTTGATGATTAACTTAAATTTACATCAAGACATGTAAAATTATATAAGCTCATTTAATAAATTCAACTGTGCCTGTAAACACAGTCCTATGTCATATGTAAGAGCCACTGATTAATGTGCCCTTTCcaataacattaaaatatagagGAGCATTATTCATTGCCATAACCATCTGGTTATTTTCTGCTACATCCTTGAAGTTCACAAACGCACTCATCTACGTCATGTACTCCCAGTGCAGCGGGCCGACCTTCAGGGATTAGCTCTGTTTTCAGAAGGAAAGTGCTTTTGCACCTGTGGTGTGATTTTAGAGTTTCTTCCCTTCAACATAGGGGTGAGGTCAAAACTGTCGGGTCACACATGAAGAGAGGACCTGGTTTCCAAGCTAAAGGGTGGCACCGTTAAAAGAGCCACCTGCCCAGCTGAACTCTTAGAAAGGGGGAGCAGTGAGAAAGTGTCCTCTGACAGTGAAACCTCTCTAAGATTTGCAGCACACAGGCCATCACAGAGGTTATAAACTCAATTTACAATGTGACCACTTATCGCACATTATCACAGTGGCCTTGGAACTATTACGGTCATCCAAATATTATTGTAGTCCTGAACTGTGAATGATCTGTGTTCAGGAAATTTGCTTTAGGATTTCAAAATGTAACAgggcagaacaaaaaaaaaacatttcaagtgAAAAAATTCCTCAGGAGCCGGCCGTGTGTCTGCCGTGGTTgttgtttctctcttcctctgttaaTGAATGCAGAGGTGATCTGTTGGTCTGAggaagagagcagaggggaaaccTGATTTCCACTCCATTTTATCTGTGCCCCACAGCCCCTGCCAGTCAGCCCCCTGTGCTTTCACATGCCGGGGTCCCACAGGAAGCAGCACTCCATGAAGAGCAAAGGTCAGGGAAGGAGAGAAAGCCATTCGTCCTTTCATTCACCACcaaaccaacaaacacacagcactgagactgtaACTGCGCTCCTTCCTTTTTGCTATCtaacaataaaacatgataATGAAGTAACACAACTCACACTGTGAATTAATgagtatttaaaatatataggTATTATAATCAGTAGAGTAGAAATTTACAGTGGAGActgtttttaatcacatttatATATTCTGTGTACTGACTGAAATACTTTAATAATAGCTTCTTCTATGTAGTGTGCAAATATGTTATGTTggatgtatttctttttatggATTCTGgaattaaaagcttttttctttctatATTGTGTCTatgattattaaaaatgttggaATAACTCTGTAACAAATTTCAATACTatgatgaaacaaaaaaaactgtgcaTGTAAGGTAAATGTTTCGCTTAATGGACAGCTTTTTGTAAGGTAGTAAGTAATTCCGTCAGCAGATGAgacacaattttaaaaagtcacaaTAAGTTTATTGATCcataataaatgaaaaacatagtaaatgaaaaacaacttgcataattatatattatcttAATAAGAAAAGCAAATAAGGAACATGTCTGCCCAGCAGAATCAGCTTCATAAAAATAATGGAAATGTCATTTCTAGCATCATTCTTTCAAGCaagaacacaaaatataatttgagCTACAAAAATTAAGCAAAGCAAAATCACCAAAATGAAGATTGAGCACTTATAAAGCAGAAGGATTAAAAGTTGTGTAGTAATGAAAAGGGAATATTCTCTGATTTCAAGTATCTCCTTTCAGACAAAATACAGATATGCctgtataaaacaaaaacatctcatACATGTCCTGCATGCATGCTTCActgttattttcattcataaCTTGTTGCCTTGTTGAAGGGCTATCTATTACAATTATTTGAGTGATATCCTTATGTCCAACATTAATGAAACTTGGTGAATCCATGGGGTTGTTTGTTATAGAGCAAGGCGAGCTGTCAACATTATGCCTCCCTATGGAATAGAATCAGTTCTGCAGGAAATTAACAAACTCACATTAAATACTCGGGTGAGGAAGGGTTATCACTGGTAGACCCAGTTTCGTGGTAACAGTTTGCACCGGACAGTTTCTCACATTTAAGTTTGTATGCATCCCTCTCCCTGACCAGTCTGTTGAGTTCATGCTTCAGTTGCTCGACCTGTGACACCAGGCTGGTCTTTTCGTGctccaaaatgtgtttctgcTGGACGCGCTTGTAACGGCAGGACTGTGCGTAACCTCTGTTTTTCAGGGTCCGGCGCTTCTGCTTCAGACGCATCACTTCGTCCTTGCTGAGGCCTCTGAGGAGCCGATTGAGCTCCCTAACGGACATGGACACCAGCTGGTCGTCTGAGAAGTGGGCATCGGCGTTGGATCGCCTGTCGTGGCGGCTGTGCTGCTGCGGGAGATGGTGGTGCGCACCGAGGATCTGCAGGGACTCCGGTGACTGAGGGGACGCGCTCTCCATGTCGTCTTTGAGATACGGGTCTTGGCAGTGACTGCTGGGGATGCCTTGCATGTCGGGGTGACCCGGGAGTCCCGGATAGTGCTGGACAGGCTCGTTCAGGTGGCCGTACCCTTCGTATTCAGCTTGGAAAGGTGGCGGATGGTGGCCGTGGGGCGCTGACGGGTGCTGCGCTGTGGCGCCGATTAGGGCCTCCATTGCGTCCTCGGGTGTCAGGCCAAAAGCTTGAGGGTACATTTGCTGAGGGTAACCCCCGTTGTTGGGTATCCAGAACTGGTCGCCCCCGGGGTTATTTCTCTGCTCGTTAGGATTGAGGTTTGGTGATGAGGGTACTGAGTTGCAAGGTGTGCTGCCAGGGGTGGAGGAAACAGAGTCTGGTCTCTGGAGCTGGCTGCATGGTCCGATGAAAGAGCGGTCTATCCCCTGCATCGTCTCCTTCTTGACGCCGAACTTCATCAAGTCGAAGTCGCTGACGAAATCCATGTTGGTTTTCTGCAGTCCCAAATGTGAATGCGCCTCAGCGGACATAGTAAAAGGCAAGCTCGTCAGGTCAAAGAGCTCCGAATCTCCACAGCTATTTCATGCAGTCAGTGAACGCGCACTTACTTTTGAAAAATAGCAGTAATTCCAAACTTTGATTTCAGctcaaaaaggggaaaaaaaacatgcgTGCGCAAAAGACTCCCACCTGATCAAACTCTGTGCGAACTGGTGATTCTGCACCGCGCAGCCTGTTTGGCTTCAGCAGCCACACACTCGACGTCCACTGATGCCAGAGGACTGGGCGCACCTCTGCCTGTTCAGGAGAAGCGCACTTTCTTCATAAAGCTGCATTGGCATGATGTCACGCCTTCCAGACTACACCTCCACGCTCCTCTCCAATCAAAACACGCTGAAGAGGGCGATTTGCATAAAAGCTGCTACGAGTCTGTCCACACGAGCTGTTCGTGATCATTGACCATCATTTGGCCAAAACCCATAAATGACCCACAGAGGCACATTATCTccaggaatgtgttttttttttttttttaaatctgtcttcCATTTTACATTTAGTCCTCTTTATCCCACGGGGGTAGTTATCAGATTTATCCTGTGTGTTAGGCCAGGTTAAACACATATAGGCTACACCCACACTTGTGTAGgcagtaggctacttttattaTCTCTCAAGCAAATTCTCTAAACATGGCATCACCTTTGCctacttaaaatataaattaataaaaatgtaattgcaatTTGAAGTTTTATTGTCAGCGTTAATTTGATTTATATGTATGTCTTAATTTTTGGTGATTTATAAATGTTGGCATGACTTCTTAATTTCACTTAAACATCAAAAAGGAGGCTGCAGCACACTTTTGCTGTTCCTGTGCTCCTTACTACACAGGAGAATACTGACATCTTCTGGCCATTAGTCCACACTGCACAAGTCCCAGGTATGAAGTCTGAGCCACCACCGGATTGCACGAACGCAAGAGGGAGCAATTGTATTTCTATCGGCCACTAAACTGAGGCtcctgttttaaattaaatttaacaaattGAGCTATTGTTCAGTTCCTGGTTGTAAGCAAAATAGGCAACTCATGTTCCTGgatcaaatgaaaacatttaaaaatcgTCATCGTATCACACAACCTTCCAGCTCCTTCCACGGtctgtgttttcttatttttatgttttcatctgTTTGCTCAAAAGTTACAATGTTATGAATTCTGTGTTATTCTTACAGTCTAGTAGGATTGTGCACATCTGGAACATGTAGGCAATACAGGGCTCAAAACATCTGTGGGAGAGCTTTTAGACACTTGCTGATTTTACAGAAGGCCTGCCCTAGGACCTGACAGCCAGAGAAGTGGCTGATGGTTTTAACAAAGCATCCCACCAGAAGTCATGAGCCCCCTGACAACAACTCAGCAACATACCTGAAACAATAAAAACCTCTGGCATGTTCCAGGATATACTGTCTGATTCAGGGATGTCACCTCTAGTGGTGTCCAGAGGTGCCAAACTGCAAAGGATATCAAAAGGTTAAGTGATGTTCCCGCCCTGAGGTGACCCTCTTAGGCAGTGCTTACTCCAAAGATAGTGAAAGCTTTAGCTGACAAGATAGAGGACTCAAGCCAACACCAATAGAAAATGCTGTCAGAGGATGCAGAGGcattgtttcagtcatttttagtAGCTGGGAATAAAGGAAAAGAGGAGACTGTGTGACAAGCAAAGATGGCTCAGGGACGCATATTGGGATTCATGCCAGCAGGGCAGGGTTGCAGTATATACAACTTATGGTATAATGACAGGATGCCAACAGCCTAAGTGCACATCACCAGCAGACAGTAAGATCATatcaccacaaaaacacagtcaTGCCTgtgagaaaaatgtatttatacacaGCAATTTAATCAATAATATTCATAACATCAACAGCTCTTGGAAACAAGGCTTCACTTTATTTGCATCCAAGAACAGAGACAATTAGACAGAGATggatattaatttaatattaactTCTGTTTGCCAACCCACCCACAAACTCCACTAATCATGTGGTAAAAGGctcattttggtattttttaaaactgggccctattttcacatattttggtgtcaaatTGACTAGTAGGCAACAAAAAGTTTCGGAATCTGTGCAGTAGGTGGCCTCAGCGAaccggctgcagtggctgcaacataTTCCTTGGGGGCATTTGTGCCCGTCAAAGTTACATCCAAAAAAAGGTGCTTCATTTTGCCACCAACAGGCTCAAGCTGTTATAGGAGGTGtttgacaacatcatggaaaggatccctacgagaCACCCAGTgacacactttgtttttaaccagaaagacaaatctcgctcaaggacaattctcgttctgaaatctcgtgagagatTTCTGATGGAGAGATAGCTTTACAtgttgctaaagtaactgcTGACTGTTGCTAACTGTAGCTGTAGCtgccattagctagttagctgagtTAGCCACCCTAAAATGTGATCCAGTTTCATCAAattcagtgaataaagttgtgttttcatCAACAAGGACTGGTCTCATCTGTGGTCtgataaacagtaaattcatcaaattcaggttaaaaacaacaacacaattaATCTATGGAAATTATGTGCGTGTTTATTTGCATTTAGAGCGGGGAAGTCAGATCTGATCACACTACCTACTATGTTTGTTGTTAGGCACCAAAATACCTaatcaaattccttgtatgtgtaaacccaCTTGGCAATagagctgattctgattctgaagtgGACATTCGAGACGCATTCTAATGCCAGGTGTGAACTGATGTACCCAAGCTGTGCACTTGTGATCGGAAATGCCAGGCGTAAACAGGgcctttgtctctctttctttctgtataCACAACATCTTTCCCACATGGCAATGTTCTGTGTCTTTCAGTGGctattttgtaaacacaaacGGGCCATAACTAAGATCTAGCTTCACTTACTTTCTTAGTCCACAGGTAACAAACAGGGAGCGAACAAGTAGCATTAGGCGAGAAGCCATGGCCGGACAACATGAAGGAGAAGTCATGATTGCTGGAGAACAACTCAGGTATgatgagagagaaggaggaatgTGACATGCAGGCTAGCATAAGGCAGGTTTTAAGTTTCAAAATCAGGATTATTGCTAAATTTAATTTTCAGGTTGAGGCTTCACGATGAAAAACTGATCAGGGACCGGCACCACCACCTGCGCACGTATCCAAACTGCTTTGTGGCCCAGGAACTCATAGACTGGCTGGTGAGCCATAAGGAAGCTCCAGATCGAGCAACCGCTGCCTGCCTCATGCAGCACCTCATCGATCATGACATTGTTCACCATGGTAAGAAGGAAGCAACAACACAAGTTTCAGCAAGGGGATATTCAAAGGCCTTCTGcacaaatgaaagaaatgttATTGTAGCTTTATTTGTACACTCGCTCATTTCCAAACTTATCTGAAACGGTATGGTACCTTTCCCTAGTCTGTGATAAGAGGACAGTATTCCAGGATGCCAAACTGCTGTACCGTTTCCGCAAGGATGATGGCACATTTCCCTTCAATACAGAGGTGAACATCTACATGCGAGGACAACGATTGTATGAACAGTAAGAGCTGCTGTCTGTTTTGTGCTGGGAGCTGATCTTGAAGTGCACAGCCAATCAAAGtcatgatcacacacacacacaacaatatGTTAAAATTTAGAGTAATCTTCTGTCATATATATATTGGTAATTTTGTTTGATGAAATGCTCCTTCCTGCATTTATAAAAAGTAATTTGCATGTTAtgatctttgtttttgtgtctcgtGCTTATTCAGTCTCACAGGGACCAAGAACTCCATTCTGAAGCTGAGAGAGGAGCATGGGGTTGCAAATCAGCGCTCCTTTCCTGGCTGCCTGTTGATTGACTGGCTCCTTCAGAACGGAGAGGCAGAGAGCCGGCATAAAGGACTGGAGCTGTGCCGCGCATTGCAGGAGCATGGCATCATTCAGCACGGTGAGGGGAGATCCTCATTTGCTCTTTGGTGTATGGCACCAGGAATAAGCTGGCTGTCAGTCGCGGCTAGCAGCGGGTGGCCAGCTGGGACTTTTGCAGTCTaaagcaattgtgaaaaattcCATTCATTCTAAAAAGTTTCCCACTGTTGttttgtgctctctctctctctcccaccacCAGTGGCAAAGAAGCACGATTTCTTTGACAGTGGACTGCTCTATCATTTCTGCATACATTTTCGCCACCGCCGCCGCCTATCTGAACTGTTAAATGAAAGTGAACAAGACAATGACGAGGATGTGGTAGTGTTGACACAAGAGGACAACCATGCTGAGAGTCCATTTGTTCTGCGCAAAAGCCTGCCTCAGGAGGGCACACCAGCTTTCCAGtgtggtaaaaaacaaaacattgtctGCCCTTTATACATTTTGTTGTGAATGCTAATAATGGCATAATCATTTTagtacttatttaattaaagtgaGGTCGAGTAAGGACCTGAAACAGGTTACTAGTGGGCATCGAGGCACCCTGAATTCCCTTAAGCTTTGGTCTGCTGGATTTCCACCACTTGTCCAACAGTCTTCGACTTCAGTGGTGAGATGCAATCCTAAATCAGGCAAGTGTGTAATTAATATGCATCTGACAATTGTTTCAAAgtatctttaatttaaaaaagaagtattTCATATATTGAGGTTTGCTTGTGTTTCATTGTCCAAAACTCACAAAAAATGGTGAATATTGAAATCTGTGAATGACTTTTCAGTACT
Above is a genomic segment from Micropterus dolomieu isolate WLL.071019.BEF.003 ecotype Adirondacks linkage group LG18, ASM2129224v1, whole genome shotgun sequence containing:
- the mafbb gene encoding v-maf avian musculoaponeurotic fibrosarcoma oncogene homolog Bb — protein: MSAEAHSHLGLQKTNMDFVSDFDLMKFGVKKETMQGIDRSFIGPCSQLQRPDSVSSTPGSTPCNSVPSSPNLNPNEQRNNPGGDQFWIPNNGGYPQQMYPQAFGLTPEDAMEALIGATAQHPSAPHGHHPPPFQAEYEGYGHLNEPVQHYPGLPGHPDMQGIPSSHCQDPYLKDDMESASPQSPESLQILGAHHHLPQQHSRHDRRSNADAHFSDDQLVSMSVRELNRLLRGLSKDEVMRLKQKRRTLKNRGYAQSCRYKRVQQKHILEHEKTSLVSQVEQLKHELNRLVRERDAYKLKCEKLSGANCYHETGSTSDNPSSPEYLM
- the si:dkeyp-97e7.9 gene encoding DEP domain-containing mTOR-interacting protein, which encodes MPGVTNRERTSSIRREAMAGQHEGEVMIAGEQLRLRLHDEKLIRDRHHHLRTYPNCFVAQELIDWLVSHKEAPDRATAACLMQHLIDHDIVHHVCDKRTVFQDAKLLYRFRKDDGTFPFNTEVNIYMRGQRLYEHLTGTKNSILKLREEHGVANQRSFPGCLLIDWLLQNGEAESRHKGLELCRALQEHGIIQHVAKKHDFFDSGLLYHFCIHFRHRRRLSELLNESEQDNDEDVVVLTQEDNHAESPFVLRKSLPQEGTPAFQCVRSSKDLKQVTSGHRGTLNSLKLWSAGFPPLVQQSSTSVVRCNPKSVLRRNFTCEELLAPGAPFIKRVLTVIGDALGWGFVVRGMAPCYVQAVDPGSPAAAAGVKVRQFVCQVNGQCVLHLDHRTVSKLVMTGTRTAVLAVMEPLE